The Rosa rugosa chromosome 3, drRosRugo1.1, whole genome shotgun sequence sequence TTCACCTACTTTCTCATGTCGACTGAAATTATTTGTTGCCTTCTGAAGTTCTTTTAAAGTAAAAGTTATCATTCTTCTCTCAACATATGCCTCATGGTTTGTCAAGTCCTGTGGCGGATGCCATTGCAAATACGGCGCGCACATGGATCCTCTGCTCCTGTGATGTACGTGGTCTAACAAGCTTCCTCTGTCAGCTTTGGCTGCttttaattttgacttttttaGGTGTGGTTTTAATAGGGGCTTCTCCTTAAAACTGTTTTCCTTTTctcctaaaaaaataaaaaataaaaaaaataaaaaaatacatagATGGATGCATcgggaaaataaaataaaaaaattacttttGCTATAAGGAGTTAAGGACCGTTTAATAGAGTTGCGGGGTGTTTCGGTCATTGAAGTGGTAAGTTACCAAAGCTCTTTGTTTGATCTGATTGAGCGGGTATTCAGGTATCGATTGCTTGACTGAAACAACTCCGAAACAGTATCTCTCACCATTAATCTCAagccctaaccctaatttccaTTTTGGAGAGATAGAGAAACATGGATCGGTATCAGAGGATAGAGAAGCCTCGGGAGGAAACGCCCATTAACGAGAATGAGATTCGCATTACCACTCAGGGCAGAATCAGGAACTACATTACCTACGCCACCACTCTCCTCCAggtccattctctctctcttttcttccttcATTTTCACCATCacgttcttcttctttcttaatTTAGAACCCACATTACTTGTAGCAAATCCATGCATTATGTGCTACATTTTCATTGCCGAATGAACATCGCTTTGTTGTATCACATAACCTATATGACCTAATTTGTGTCCATTATGTACAGGAGAAAGGGTCCAATGAAATTTCTCTCAAAGCCATGGGCAGAGCTATCAACAAGACTGTGATGATCACTGAACTTATTAAGGTTACCTGCAATCCACAACTTGACATGTGTTTTAGTGCACCATGTGATTACACTCATTAGAATTAtctgttttttttccttcagaGGAGGGTTGCCGGCCTTCATCAAAACACCTATATTGGCTCTACTGATATAACTGACATGTGGGAGCCACTAGAAGAAGGCCTTCTTCCGTAAGATCATACCATCATCTCGGTTTCTCCATGATACATAGTTTCTTCTCGTTATTCTTTGGGTTAATAAAGTTTCTTATAAATGCAGCCTGGAAACTACTCGCCATGTTTCAGTGATTACAGTTACTTTGTCCAAGAAGGAATTGGACACGTCCTCTACAGGGTATGGTACTCATGCTCTTATTGCTAAATTTTCTAGATGCACCTCTAGCAATTCATAGATACATTGAGACATCAGATAAGATTTAGGATTATTATGGTGTATTCCATTGTTTTACTTTTAATATGATGCAGGTATCAGGGACCTATCCCAGCTGATCAAGTGAAACCATGGACTGAATATGATTATGAAGGACGTAAGGCCACAAGTTATGATCTCACTATTGTAATCCTTTTCTAAgcattattatttattttctttgctgTTGTGCGTGCAGAGGGCCCTCCTAGTATGCGAGGAAGAGGACGTGGTCGAGGAAGGGGTAGACGAAGAGGTAATAGACGACGGTTTAAGATCTTGAAATTGATTTCTGGGGTTGTCTTGCACCTTGACCACTAGAGCAGTTCATTGATTTGCTTATTCATTTGTTAATTTGACTGATCGTTCATGCACTTGCTTAATCACTTATTAAACTTCATAACCATGCATGCATATGCTTATTGGTCGACTCATACAGAAAAATTAAGTGAAGTAAATAATGAAAAATAAGTTAAATTAATAGCATTACCTCAGATTGCTCAGCATAAAAAGGAGATGTCTGTGAGTTGTGATAGGGTAATTGTTGAATATATTTGATGAAGTGCATGTGATGTAGTGTTCTGTTAGAAATTCATTAATAATAGATACTGAAACTTTTAAACTCCTAGGAAGTCTATGAAATCATTATAAATGGAGATTTGAATACAATTTCATTGTGAATTACATACAATATGTGGTGGTGCACATTGTATTCCTGTCCAATCAAATCTACTGAGCACCTAAGTTTTCCAacttttttttaccaaaatagTTGGTAATAGTGTCATTTGGCTTTTCATACATTCCTCATAGTTTATGCTGTTTCTCTCAGATTTTTTACAACATTGTATTCATGCCAGATCATATAGGTTTGCATTTAGTTTGATGAACCTTTTTCTGGTGTTCTTTTACTCCCTCCCTATACATGTTTTTGCATTGTACTCTCTCAGTTTTATGATTTAACGAACAGCAACAGTTAATCTCTTTTTACAGGGAATTTTAGTAACGGAGTGATGGTATACAATGCTGATGGCGGTTTCGATGGTGGTCGTGGCTATGGTGGGTTTGATGGTGGTCGTGGCTATGGTGGGTTTGAAGGTGGGCGTGGCTATGGTGGCAGGGGTCAGGGTCATGGAAGAGTCCGCGGTTATCGTGGGCGTGTGCGAGGATATGGCAGTGGAAGTATGCAACCAGAATCCGGTGGTTATACTGTTTATAATGATTATGGAGGTGGAGCACCTACAGGACAAGGTCGTGGTAAGCTTTGAAATTTTTGTGTTTTAACTCCATTGTTTCTATTAATAGTTTAGCTATAATCTTGATGCAGGGCAGAAGTCTTTTGGATGCTCCTGCATCAAATCTACAAGGGAAATGTATACCATGCccctttgtaaaaaaaaaaacctctttcTCTTTCCAAGCTTCCTCTTTTGGAAGCGTGATGCATAATTCAGTTTAGGATCACTAGTACTAAACCTTTATTGTTTTCCTAACAAAATTGATGTGTTTTGCAAACTCTTCTTCATATAGAAAATCTTGATGAAAATGGTGAATAGAATTGCCCTTGTTCTGTTGGTCGCATCGAGTTCTGTGGTGCAGGAAG is a genomic window containing:
- the LOC133741213 gene encoding uncharacterized protein LOC133741213 isoform X2, which codes for MDRYQRIEKPREETPINENEIRITTQGRIRNYITYATTLLQEKGSNEISLKAMGRAINKTVMITELIKRRVAGLHQNTYIGSTDITDMWEPLEEGLLPLETTRHVSVITVTLSKKELDTSSTGYQGPIPADQVKPWTEYDYEGQGPPSMRGRGRGRGRGRRRGNFSNGVMVYNADGGFDGGRGYGGFDGGRGYGGFEGGRGYGGRGQGHGRVRGYRGRVRGYGSGSMQPESGGYTVYNDYGGGAPTGQGRRERGPGRARGGGRGVGGRLDGPIQSAV
- the LOC133741213 gene encoding glycine-rich cell wall structural protein 2-like isoform X3, whose product is MDRYQRIEKPREETPINENEIRITTQGRIRNYITYATTLLQEKGSNEISLKAMGRAINKTVMITELIKRRVAGLHQNTYIGSTDITDMWEPLEEGLLPLETTRHVSVITVTLSKKELDTSSTGYQGPIPADQVKPWTEYDYEGQGPPSMRGRGRGRGRGRRRGNFSNGVMVYNADGGFDGGRGYGGFDGGRGYGGFEGGRGYGGRGQGHGRVRGYRGRVRGYGSGSMQPESGGYTVYNDYGGGAPTGQGRERGPGRARGGGRGVGGRLDGPIQSAV
- the LOC133741213 gene encoding glycine-rich cell wall structural protein 2-like isoform X1; protein product: MDRYQRIEKPREETPINENEIRITTQGRIRNYITYATTLLQEKGSNEISLKAMGRAINKTVMITELIKRRVAGLHQNTYIGSTDITDMWEPLEEGLLPLETTRHVSVITVTLSKKELDTSSTGYQGPIPADQVKPWTEYDYEGQGPPSMRGRGRGRGRGRRRGNFSNGVMVYNADGGFDGGRGYGGFDGGRGYGGFEGGRGYGGRGQGHGRVRGYRGRVRGYGSGSMQPESGGYTVYNDYGGGAPTGQGRGRERGPGRARGGGRGVGGRLDGPIQSAV